The genomic stretch CGCGAGGCCTGTCACCTGAAGGACAGCCTGATGCCGCGCTACGCGGAGGTCATCTACAACGGCTTCTGGTTCGCCCCCGAGCGCCGGATGCTGCAGGCGCTGATCGACGAGAGCCAGGCGAGCGTCACCGGCACCGTCCGGCTGAAGCTGTACAAGGGCAACACGATCGTCACCGGCCGGCAGTCGCCGCACAGCCTGTATTCGATGAAGCACGTCACCTTCGAGGACGACCAGGGGGCCTACGACCAGTTCGACGCTCAGGGCTTCATCAAGCTCAACGCGCTGCGGCTGCGGCTGGGTGCGATGGCCGGCCGCCGCGGGGGCGCGCTCTAGCCTCCGCGGTCCAAGGGGGGCGGGCGGCGCGCGCTCCATCCACCTTGCCTTGCAACGCATGTCGCGGGGATTTCCGGAGGGGCAGCGCCCCTCCGGTGCGTCAGTCCAGGCGCATGCCCGTGTCAGCCACCAGTTGCCGCACCATCGCGCCGTCGCGGCGGATCAACTCTGCAAAGGCCGCCGAGGTGCCCGCGATGGGGTCGTTGCCGGACGCCGTGAGTCGCTGGCGCACCGTCTCGTCCCCAATGGCGTGGTGCGCTGCCGCCTCCAGCCGCGCGACAACAGCGGGCGGCGTGGCGGACGGTGCGAAAATCCCGTTCCACGACGTCAGGTCGAAGCCCGGGAAGCCGCTCTCCGCAATCGTCGGCAGATCCGCCATGGTGCCACGACGTTCCGCGCTGGTGAGCGCTATGCCTCGCGCGCGGCCTTCCAGCGTGAGCGGCCGCAGGCTGTTCGCCGTACTGATCGCCGCATCGAGGTTCCCCGCTGCGATGTCGCGCGCCGCATCCGCCCCGCCACGATAGGCCACGTGCTCCAGCGTGATGCCCGCGCGATGCGCCAGCAGCGCGCCGGCCAGGTGACCCACGGTGCCGATGCCCGGGCTGCCGAAGGGCACGCCCTGGCGCTGCTTCGCGGCGTTGATGAAGCCGGCCAGGTCGGTGGCGGGGAAGTCGCGCTTCACCACCAGCACGTAGGGCGCGGCCACCACCTGCGCGACTGGCGCGAAGGCCGTCGCGTAGTCGAAGGGCAGGCCGCGCTGGACCAAGGGCTGCACCACGAAGCCGAAGCTGTCGAAGAACAGCGTGGTGCCGTCGGGCGCTGCGGCCGCGACCACGCCCGCGCCGACCGCGCCGCCGGCGCCCGGCCGGTTCTCGACCACCACGGGCACGCCCAGGTGCTCGCTCATCTTCGGCTGCAGCAGGCGCATCACCGTGTCGGACTGGCCGCCCGGGGCGAAGGGGACGATGACGCGCACCGGGCGCGCCTGCGCTGCGGCAATCCTCGGGGCAGCCAGTGCGGCAACGATCACGGCGGCCAGGTGGCGACGCTGGGGCATGGCGGGTTCCTCCGTCGGTTTGCCGCAGCGTCGCCAAAGCAAGGGCTCCGGGTCAACGACCGGGGTCGCGGCGCGCCCGCGCGATGGCGGGCGTGGGTTGGTTTCGCCGCCCCCTGCCCTTGGATGCCGGGAACAGGTGCGCGCGTCGCGGGTCGGATTTTCCGCAGCGTGGTAGTAGCCTGCGGCCTTTACCGCGAGGACTCGCCATGACTGCCATAGCCCGCCTCCCGCTCGCGCTTGCGGCGCTGCTGCTGCTGGCCGCCACGCCGGCGCTGGCGCAGTCGGTCTGCCCGGGGCGTATTTCCGCCAACGCCTTCGCCCCCGTGCCGCGCGACGCCGCCATCGCGGTACCCGACCGGCGGGGCGGATCGCCGAACGAAATGCGCCTGCGCGAGGCCGTTCTGGCGGCCCTGCAGCGCAACGGCCGGCGGGTGGCTCCCGACGCGCCCTTCATCCTGTCCTGGCGCGGCGGTGTGAGCGCCGAGGGCGATAACTTCGGAGGCTTCGGCGACACCATGCAGGGCCGCAGTTTCCGCGACAGCGACGACCTGTCCTGGGCGCAGAACGTGCCGCGCGCCGGTGGGCGCCGCGTGCCGGTCCTGCGCGTGAGCGGCGTGGTGGAACTGCGCGACCGCGCGCAGAACCGCGTGGTCTGGACCGCGGTCATCACCTGCGAACGCCACGGCACCGACGACGCGGCGCTGTTCGCGCACCTGGCTGACGCGGTGGCGCCGCTGATCGGGCAGGCTGCGGCGGGGCGCGGGTTCTGACGGGAGGGCTCTGCCCTCCCGAACCCTCCCGCCGGGGGCATACGTGCCCCCGGACCCGCGGAGACCAAATGGCAGGCTTGGGGGAGGGGCACGCCGTGCCCCTCCCCCAAGCCTGCCATCTGACCCAGGGTCTGGGAGGCATTTGCCTCCCAGCTGGGGGCCCCGGGGGGCTGGCCCACTGGCCCGCCAGCCCCTAGCCTCCCGCCAACGCCAGGGAGAACAACGTCATGCTCAACCGCCGCACGCTGCTGGCCGCCGCCGTCGCGTTGCCTGCCGCCCCCCGCCTCGCGCGCGCCTGGGAACCGGCGCGCCCGATCCAACTGATCGTGGGCTTTCCGCCCGGCGGTGGCACCGATCTCCAGGCGCGCGCCCTGGCCGAGGCCGCGTCGCGGTTCTTCCCGACCCCCATCGTCGTCATGAACCGCCCTGGCGCCGGTGGCGCGATCGCGGCGCAGCAGGTGGCGGGCATGGCGCCGGACGGGCTGAACCTGCTGGTCGGCGGCGGGAGCGAGAGCACCTCGCTCGCCGCCTTCCGCGACCTGCCCTACGATCCAAAGCGATCCTTCCGCGCCATCCTGCGCATCACCCGCCAGCCGCTGCTGATCGTGGCCAAGCGTGGCGGGCGCTTCGACAGCATGGCCGCCGTGGTGGCCGCCGCGAAGGCGGAACCGGGGCGCGTCACGCATGCCTCGTCCGGCATCGGGTCGATCTACCACGCGGTCTTCGTGCTGTTCACGGCCAAGGCCGGGATTGAGATGCTGCACGTGCCCTTCAGCGGCGGCGCGCCGTCGTTGCAGGCGCTGCTGTCCGGCACGGTGGACCTGGCCGTGCTGGCACCGGAGGAAACCGGCGGCATGGTGCAGTCGGGCGAGATCCGCGCACTTGCGGTGTGCTCGGCCGAACGAATCCCGATCCTGCCCAACGTGCCCACGCTGCGCGAATCCGGCTTCGACGTGGTGGTCGAGAACATGAAGGGCCTGAACGCTCCCGCCGGCCTGCCGGACGAGATCTATACGTCCCTGCACGACCGCTTCCGCCGCGCCCTGGGGGAACCGGCCTGGACCGGCTTCCTCGAACGCACGGGCACCTTCGAGGGCTACCTCGACGGTCCTGGCTACCAGGGGGCGATGGATGCCGTGCTGGACGGGCTGCGGGCAAGTGTCAGGCGCTAGAGCAGATCCCGATCAGAGGAACTCATCCGATCGGGTGAGGCGCTTACGAAACCGGCTCTAGCCCACCGGCACGCCCTTGGTCGTCGAGTATTCGAAATGCAGCGCCTCCCCCGGGAACACCCGGGGGTGAATGGCGTGCGCGGCCATCGCGGCCTCGCTGAAGCCCTGCAGGATCAACTTGAGCTTGCCCGGATAGGTCGCGATATCGCCGATGGCGAAAACGCCGTCGATGTTCGTCGCGCAGGTCGCGGGCGCGACCGCGATGTGATGGCGATCGAGGCCGAGGCCCCAATCCGCGATCGGGCCGAGTTCCATCGACAGGCCGAAGAAGGCCAGCAGGTGGTCGGCGGGGATGTCGCGCTCCTCGCCCTTTAGCGTGGCCAGCGTCACCGTCTCCAGCGTTCCGCCGTCGCCCTTCAGCCCATGCAGCTGGTAGGGGATGGCGAGTTCCACCTCGCCCCGCGCAGCGGCGGCGTCGAGCTGCGCGGCGGTCTCGGGGGCGGCGCGGAATTTCGGGCGGCGATGCACCACCGTGACCTTCGCCGCGATGTCCTTGAGCGACAGCGCCCAGTCCACCGCACTGTCGCCGCCGCCGGCGATCACCACGCGCTTGCCGCGGAATTCCTCGCGCCGCGCCACCAGGTAGCGCACCGCACCTGACGCCTCGTAGCCCGGCAGGCCATCGAGCGGCGGGCGGTTCGGCCCGAAGGCGCCTGCGCCGGCGGCGATGATCACCGCCTTGCAGCGGATGGTGTCGCCGGCCGAGGTGCCAAGCAGGATCGCATCGCCCTCCCGCGCCAGGCGTTCGACGCGCCGGCCGAGCAGGTAGGCGGCCGCGAACGGTGCCGCCTGTTCCTCGAGCCGCGCGATCAAATCCGCCCCCGCGATCGCGGGATGTGCGGGAATGTCGTAGATCGGCTTTTCCGGA from Roseomonas fluvialis encodes the following:
- a CDS encoding Bug family tripartite tricarboxylate transporter substrate binding protein, coding for MPQRRHLAAVIVAALAAPRIAAAQARPVRVIVPFAPGGQSDTVMRLLQPKMSEHLGVPVVVENRPGAGGAVGAGVVAAAAPDGTTLFFDSFGFVVQPLVQRGLPFDYATAFAPVAQVVAAPYVLVVKRDFPATDLAGFINAAKQRQGVPFGSPGIGTVGHLAGALLAHRAGITLEHVAYRGGADAARDIAAGNLDAAISTANSLRPLTLEGRARGIALTSAERRGTMADLPTIAESGFPGFDLTSWNGIFAPSATPPAVVARLEAAAHHAIGDETVRQRLTASGNDPIAGTSAAFAELIRRDGAMVRQLVADTGMRLD
- a CDS encoding NAD(P)/FAD-dependent oxidoreductase, whose translation is MSAVIETDVAIIGAGPVGLFAVFECGMLRMRTVVVDALDALGGQCTALYPEKPIYDIPAHPAIAGADLIARLEEQAAPFAAAYLLGRRVERLAREGDAILLGTSAGDTIRCKAVIIAAGAGAFGPNRPPLDGLPGYEASGAVRYLVARREEFRGKRVVIAGGGDSAVDWALSLKDIAAKVTVVHRRPKFRAAPETAAQLDAAAARGEVELAIPYQLHGLKGDGGTLETVTLATLKGEERDIPADHLLAFFGLSMELGPIADWGLGLDRHHIAVAPATCATNIDGVFAIGDIATYPGKLKLILQGFSEAAMAAHAIHPRVFPGEALHFEYSTTKGVPVG
- a CDS encoding tripartite tricarboxylate transporter substrate binding protein gives rise to the protein MLNRRTLLAAAVALPAAPRLARAWEPARPIQLIVGFPPGGGTDLQARALAEAASRFFPTPIVVMNRPGAGGAIAAQQVAGMAPDGLNLLVGGGSESTSLAAFRDLPYDPKRSFRAILRITRQPLLIVAKRGGRFDSMAAVVAAAKAEPGRVTHASSGIGSIYHAVFVLFTAKAGIEMLHVPFSGGAPSLQALLSGTVDLAVLAPEETGGMVQSGEIRALAVCSAERIPILPNVPTLRESGFDVVVENMKGLNAPAGLPDEIYTSLHDRFRRALGEPAWTGFLERTGTFEGYLDGPGYQGAMDAVLDGLRASVRR